The Thermanaerovibrio acidaminovorans DSM 6589 genome contains a region encoding:
- a CDS encoding ABC transporter ATP-binding protein, which yields MLLEVEDLKVSYGDFEAVHGVSLGVEEGELVSVIGANGAGKTTVLRALMGLTMPKGGRISFMGRDVTRMEPHERARLGIRMVPERARVFPELTVRENLLMGAYGIPKDRGLKERLEWIYRLFPVLEEREGQLAVTLSGGEQQQLAIGRALVSDPKLLLVDEVSMGLMPKLVDQVFQVLRDLNISEGMTILLVEQNALASLGISHRGYILQTGRIEISGSSQELMADPRVREAYLGI from the coding sequence TTGCTCCTTGAGGTGGAGGACCTGAAGGTCTCCTACGGGGACTTCGAGGCGGTCCACGGGGTGAGCCTCGGGGTAGAGGAGGGGGAGCTGGTCTCGGTGATAGGGGCCAACGGGGCGGGCAAGACCACGGTGCTCAGGGCCCTCATGGGGCTCACCATGCCCAAGGGGGGCAGGATATCCTTCATGGGCCGGGACGTGACCCGGATGGAGCCCCACGAGAGGGCGCGGCTGGGGATCCGGATGGTGCCCGAGAGGGCCCGGGTCTTCCCGGAGCTCACCGTGAGGGAGAACCTCCTGATGGGGGCCTACGGGATCCCCAAGGATCGGGGGCTCAAAGAGAGGCTGGAGTGGATATACCGCCTCTTCCCGGTGCTTGAGGAGAGGGAAGGTCAGCTGGCGGTGACCCTCTCGGGGGGTGAGCAGCAGCAGCTGGCCATAGGCAGGGCGTTGGTGTCGGATCCCAAGCTGCTCCTGGTGGACGAGGTGTCCATGGGGCTCATGCCCAAGCTGGTGGATCAGGTGTTCCAGGTGCTGAGGGATCTCAACATATCGGAGGGGATGACCATACTCCTGGTGGAGCAGAACGCCCTGGCGTCCCTTGGAATATCCCACCGGGGCTACATCCTTCAGACCGGGCGGATCGAGATATCCGGCAGCAGCCAGGAACTGATGGCGGATCCCAGGGTCCGGGAGGCTTACCTTGGCATATAG
- a CDS encoding branched-chain amino acid ABC transporter permease — MNDYAVSVATIIAIQAIGALGLNVIVGYAGQISLGHAAFFGIGAYACAMLTTNGLSFWLALPVVLAISGSVGALLGLPSIRLKEDFLAITTIGINFIVEAIFLYTPFFGGALGIGGIPRVVFLGEKLKGVGFLWLCLAFLGASVLGCLWFRRSWLGLGCFAIREDETAAASMGIWPMKFKLSAFVVGAKLAALSGALYAHYMRFISPGDFGFPVSVMFLSMVVLGGMGTLWGPVVGAVVLGILPEVFRPIMEYRMLLYGALLLGMIRFQPGGLLGDQSLAMRVFRRLRPRGGD; from the coding sequence GTGAACGATTACGCGGTGAGCGTGGCCACCATAATAGCCATCCAGGCCATAGGGGCCCTGGGATTGAACGTGATAGTGGGTTATGCGGGGCAGATATCCCTGGGTCATGCGGCCTTCTTCGGAATAGGGGCCTACGCCTGCGCCATGTTGACCACCAATGGCCTGTCCTTCTGGCTGGCGCTGCCGGTGGTGCTTGCCATATCGGGTTCCGTGGGGGCCCTGCTGGGGCTTCCCAGCATAAGGCTGAAGGAGGACTTCCTGGCCATAACCACCATAGGGATCAACTTCATCGTGGAGGCCATATTCCTCTACACCCCCTTCTTCGGCGGTGCCCTGGGGATAGGGGGCATACCCCGGGTGGTCTTCCTGGGGGAGAAGCTCAAGGGGGTGGGGTTCCTGTGGCTCTGCCTGGCCTTCCTTGGGGCATCCGTCCTGGGCTGTCTGTGGTTCCGGCGATCCTGGCTGGGGCTTGGGTGCTTTGCCATCCGGGAGGACGAGACCGCCGCGGCCAGCATGGGCATCTGGCCCATGAAGTTCAAGCTTAGCGCCTTCGTGGTGGGGGCGAAGCTGGCGGCCCTGTCCGGGGCCCTCTACGCCCACTACATGAGGTTCATAAGCCCCGGGGACTTCGGCTTCCCCGTGTCGGTCATGTTCCTGTCCATGGTGGTCCTGGGTGGCATGGGGACCCTCTGGGGCCCGGTGGTGGGGGCGGTGGTGCTGGGGATCCTGCCGGAGGTGTTCCGGCCCATAATGGAGTACAGGATGCTCCTCTACGGGGCCCTGCTCCTGGGGATGATCCGGTTCCAGCCTGGGGGCCTTTTGGGGGATCAAAGCCTTGCCATGAGGGTCTTCAGAAGGCTTAGGCCCCGGGGAGGTGACTGA
- a CDS encoding sodium-dependent transporter has translation MEGRETFSGKIGFVLACVGAAMGLGSIWLFPWRLGAFGGAAFLIPYLAFTFGLAVTGLMGEFAFGRSQRAGAIRAFGNVLKEQGVGFGGALGLIPVLGVSGVFVFYLIVCGWVLKYLVLSVLGAFGRMDPGPYFQAFAGSWESVLWHLLAMIITMAIIVRGVQGGIEKSNKVMMPALFLILLALAVRSLTLPGAMEGVRFLFVPKWHHLLEAKTWVMALGMAFFTVCLGGAAMLVYGSYLGDGEDIPSSAVNAAFWTTVASILSALVTIPAAFAFKLDVGAGPSLLFITVPHIFGSMRGGYVFGVLFFLCVLFAAVSSAINLMEVPVEAVMDRFKLSRMRSSLLVAALGFLLGMPMDVNLNLFGTFADLVTTYVVPLGAVLSAVVFFWFYGADRAREQVNRGAARKLGAWWSFHAKYVFVLTSVAVLVLGILVGGF, from the coding sequence GTGGAGGGAAGGGAGACTTTTTCGGGCAAGATAGGTTTCGTTTTGGCCTGCGTGGGGGCCGCCATGGGGCTCGGTAGCATATGGCTCTTCCCCTGGAGGCTGGGGGCCTTCGGCGGGGCGGCCTTTCTGATCCCCTACCTGGCCTTCACCTTCGGCTTGGCGGTAACGGGCCTCATGGGGGAGTTCGCCTTCGGTCGGAGCCAGAGGGCGGGGGCCATCAGGGCCTTCGGCAACGTGCTCAAGGAGCAGGGGGTGGGCTTCGGGGGTGCCCTGGGCCTCATCCCGGTGCTGGGCGTCAGCGGGGTCTTCGTCTTCTACCTCATAGTCTGCGGCTGGGTGCTGAAGTACCTGGTCCTCTCGGTCCTTGGGGCCTTCGGGCGGATGGACCCAGGTCCCTACTTCCAGGCCTTTGCGGGCAGCTGGGAAAGCGTCCTGTGGCACCTGCTGGCCATGATCATCACCATGGCCATCATCGTGAGGGGGGTCCAGGGGGGCATCGAGAAGTCCAACAAGGTGATGATGCCCGCCCTGTTCCTGATCCTGCTGGCCCTGGCGGTAAGGTCCCTGACCCTGCCCGGGGCCATGGAGGGGGTACGGTTCCTTTTCGTCCCCAAGTGGCATCACCTTCTGGAGGCCAAGACCTGGGTCATGGCGCTGGGGATGGCGTTCTTCACCGTCTGCCTAGGTGGGGCCGCCATGCTGGTGTACGGCAGCTACCTGGGTGACGGGGAGGACATCCCCTCCTCGGCGGTGAACGCCGCCTTCTGGACCACGGTGGCGTCCATCCTCTCCGCCCTGGTGACCATCCCCGCCGCCTTCGCCTTCAAGCTGGACGTTGGGGCCGGCCCGTCGCTGCTCTTCATAACGGTGCCCCACATCTTCGGCTCCATGCGGGGGGGCTACGTCTTCGGGGTGCTGTTCTTCCTTTGCGTGCTCTTCGCCGCCGTGTCCTCCGCCATAAACCTGATGGAGGTGCCGGTGGAGGCGGTGATGGACCGCTTTAAGCTGAGCCGCATGAGGAGCTCCCTTCTGGTGGCCGCTCTGGGCTTCCTGCTGGGGATGCCCATGGACGTGAACCTTAATCTCTTCGGCACCTTCGCCGATCTGGTCACCACCTACGTGGTACCCCTGGGGGCGGTGCTCTCCGCGGTGGTGTTCTTCTGGTTCTACGGGGCGGACCGGGCTCGGGAGCAGGTTAACCGGGGGGCGGCCAGGAAGCTGGGGGCCTGGTGGTCCTTCCACGCCAAGTACGTCTTCGTCCTGACCTCCGTGGCGGTGCTGGTGCTGGGCATACTGGTGGGGGGCTTCTAG
- a CDS encoding ABC transporter ATP-binding protein: MDPILEVRDLSISFGGLKAVDSVSFSMARGEILGLLGPNGAGKTTCFNMISGVLKPTGGTIVFDGRRTDGLPPHRMAELGVGRTFQIVRPFGALTVLENVCVALGGFRYRGSPLRASGFWRTRATLERGEEILAKVGLLDLKDARASSLPIGNLRRLEIGRALALEPKLLLLDECFSGLRHEEIVMIEELVRSIRDSGVSVLLIEHNMRVAMGLSHRVVVLDHGRKLAEGLPQQVASDPAVVEAYLGKGGVAVAP, encoded by the coding sequence TTGGACCCGATCTTGGAGGTAAGGGACCTTTCGATCAGCTTCGGTGGGCTCAAGGCGGTGGACTCGGTGAGCTTCTCCATGGCTCGAGGGGAGATACTGGGGCTGCTGGGCCCCAACGGGGCGGGGAAGACCACCTGCTTCAACATGATATCCGGGGTGCTTAAGCCCACCGGGGGCACCATCGTCTTCGATGGCCGGAGGACCGACGGTCTCCCGCCCCATCGGATGGCGGAGCTCGGGGTGGGCAGGACGTTCCAGATAGTGCGCCCCTTTGGGGCCCTCACGGTGTTGGAGAACGTGTGCGTCGCCCTGGGGGGCTTCCGGTACCGGGGATCCCCCTTGAGGGCGTCCGGATTTTGGCGTACCAGGGCCACCCTGGAGAGGGGGGAGGAGATCCTCGCCAAGGTGGGGCTTCTGGATCTCAAGGACGCCAGGGCCTCCTCGCTGCCCATAGGTAACCTCAGGCGACTCGAGATAGGCCGGGCCCTGGCGCTGGAGCCCAAGCTGCTGTTGCTGGACGAGTGCTTCTCCGGGCTGAGGCACGAGGAGATCGTAATGATAGAGGAGCTGGTGAGGTCCATAAGGGACTCCGGCGTGTCGGTGCTCCTCATAGAGCACAACATGAGGGTGGCCATGGGGCTTAGCCACCGGGTGGTGGTGCTGGACCACGGCCGCAAGCTGGCGGAGGGGCTGCCCCAGCAGGTGGCCTCCGATCCGGCGGTGGTGGAGGCCTACCTGGGCAAGGGGGGTGTGGCGGTTGCTCCTTGA
- a CDS encoding ABC transporter substrate-binding protein, protein MRRFGVLFLAAVMVLSVGAWAFGAEPIKIGLLVPMTGFAAADGESALNSVKLAVEHVNASGGVLGRKVQLVYYDDAADPKQAVPLAQKLINQDRVVAVVGGSYSMPSRAVAPVFDDEEIPFVAAYAIHPDVTKGDYTFRNGFLGKVEGQAAAYTAVKLLRGKRLAMLTSDNDFGRTLAEGFKTYLNKYAPNVPLVASLTYPASEKDFKAYLAKIKEADPDVIFASGYYFQTGPMLKQAREMGIIAQIIGEEGADSPKTIEIAGKAAEGFVIVTNLNRDDPRPVVQKFLKEYRARYKVEPDMVGASAYDAFMIIVEAIRRAGSADRKAIRDAIAKTSAYNGLTGIIRGFDSRGEVIKPVQVQIVRNGKFRHFGMIDNPDIITP, encoded by the coding sequence ATGAGGAGGTTTGGAGTGCTGTTCCTGGCGGCGGTGATGGTCCTGTCGGTGGGGGCCTGGGCTTTTGGGGCGGAGCCCATAAAGATAGGGCTCCTGGTCCCGATGACCGGTTTCGCCGCCGCTGATGGGGAGAGTGCCCTCAACTCGGTGAAGCTGGCGGTGGAGCACGTGAACGCCTCCGGTGGCGTCCTGGGCCGCAAGGTCCAGCTGGTCTACTACGACGACGCGGCGGATCCCAAGCAGGCGGTCCCACTGGCCCAGAAGCTGATCAATCAGGACCGGGTGGTGGCGGTGGTGGGGGGGTCCTACAGCATGCCCTCCCGGGCGGTGGCCCCCGTATTTGATGACGAGGAGATCCCCTTCGTTGCCGCCTATGCGATTCACCCGGACGTGACCAAGGGGGACTACACGTTCCGCAACGGGTTCCTGGGCAAGGTGGAGGGGCAGGCGGCGGCCTACACGGCGGTGAAGCTCTTGAGGGGCAAGAGGCTGGCCATGCTGACCAGCGACAATGACTTCGGCCGCACCCTGGCGGAGGGGTTCAAGACCTACCTGAACAAGTACGCCCCCAACGTCCCGCTGGTGGCTTCCCTCACCTATCCCGCCAGCGAGAAGGACTTCAAGGCGTACCTGGCCAAGATCAAGGAGGCGGACCCGGACGTGATCTTCGCCAGCGGCTACTACTTTCAGACGGGCCCCATGCTCAAGCAGGCCCGGGAGATGGGGATAATAGCCCAGATAATAGGCGAGGAGGGGGCGGACTCCCCCAAGACCATCGAGATCGCCGGCAAGGCGGCGGAGGGGTTCGTGATCGTCACCAACCTGAACCGGGACGACCCCCGGCCGGTGGTGCAGAAGTTCCTTAAGGAGTACCGGGCGCGCTACAAGGTCGAGCCCGACATGGTGGGGGCCTCCGCCTACGACGCCTTCATGATAATCGTGGAGGCCATCAGGAGGGCGGGGAGCGCGGACCGGAAGGCCATCCGGGACGCCATCGCCAAGACGTCCGCCTACAACGGCCTCACGGGCATAATCCGGGGCTTCGACAGCCGCGGGGAGGTCATAAAGCCCGTTCAGGTGCAGATCGTGAGGAACGGCAAGTTCCGCCACTTCGGCATGATCGACAACCCGGACATAATAACCCCCTGA
- a CDS encoding branched-chain amino acid ABC transporter permease, which yields MQLFLEQLLNGLAIGAIYGLTTLGLALVYGILRILHVAHAGVYAVGAYVGLFAAQWTGSLLMGVLLAGAVSSLLGVAIERLFYFPLLKYPPYVPLIGSIAVFISLEELIRLVAGPEIRSFPAEIPLPALKLGVVTVSPPLLAVYLTTGLVLLSLWFVTTRTEFGLAMRAASQDMEVASSLGVNSHRVVSLTFVIGSFTAALAGVLVGVYYNQVYPSMGAVPAYKTLALIVVGGMGSVPGAVMASLLLGVAETLLIGYANVPLPRDALAFIAMILVLLVRPKGLFARRPR from the coding sequence TTGCAGCTATTCCTGGAGCAGCTTTTGAACGGTCTCGCCATCGGGGCCATATACGGCCTCACCACCCTGGGGCTTGCGCTGGTGTACGGGATCTTGAGGATCCTGCACGTGGCCCATGCGGGGGTCTACGCGGTGGGGGCCTACGTGGGGCTCTTCGCCGCCCAGTGGACCGGCAGCCTGCTGATGGGGGTCCTGCTGGCGGGGGCGGTGAGCTCCCTGCTGGGGGTGGCCATCGAGAGGCTGTTCTACTTCCCGCTCCTCAAGTACCCTCCCTACGTGCCCCTCATAGGCAGCATAGCGGTGTTCATATCCCTGGAGGAGCTGATCCGGCTGGTGGCGGGGCCGGAGATCCGGTCCTTCCCGGCGGAGATCCCGCTGCCGGCCCTGAAGCTGGGGGTGGTCACCGTGTCGCCGCCGTTGCTCGCGGTCTACCTCACCACCGGCCTGGTGCTCCTCTCCCTCTGGTTCGTCACAACCCGGACCGAGTTCGGCCTTGCCATGAGGGCCGCCTCCCAGGACATGGAGGTGGCCTCCTCCCTGGGGGTGAACAGCCACCGGGTGGTGAGCCTCACCTTCGTCATAGGCTCCTTCACCGCCGCCCTGGCGGGGGTGTTGGTGGGGGTCTACTACAATCAGGTCTACCCCTCCATGGGGGCGGTCCCGGCCTACAAGACGTTGGCGCTCATCGTGGTGGGAGGCATGGGGTCCGTGCCTGGGGCGGTGATGGCCTCCCTGCTTTTGGGGGTGGCGGAGACTTTGCTCATCGGCTACGCCAACGTTCCCCTTCCGAGGGACGCCCTGGCGTTCATCGCCATGATACTGGTTCTCCTGGTCAGGCCCAAGGGGCTATTCGCCCGCCGGCCCCGGTAG
- the rlmN gene encoding 23S rRNA (adenine(2503)-C(2))-methyltransferase RlmN produces MSKMDALSLSYEDWVREMEALGEKRFRADQVCGWFYRRHVFEFQLMSDLSLELRNRLDGAFRVGLPKMLGMRASGRDGTKKFLFDFDGSSVESVAIWHPGRITACVSTQVGCPLGCPFCATGQSGFERNMTVGEMVGQFLAMEARLGEIKNLVFMGMGEPMLNYHNLIGAIRNLNHPKMRGLGIRHITVSTSGIIPGILNLAREGLGVRLAVSLHAPNDELRDQLVPINAQYPLKELKRALMEYQEITGDRITIEYSLFDQVNDSVPMARQLGEYLKGLSAFVNLIPGSCVGDQRFRPSPPFRVRAFGDLLTAMGYPVAMRQSKGSDVGGACGQLRRQVSPGIQEASPQGGQRGGEQAPKAPGPAGDSKPDRGPNKGGRRQASASKGEGGKASGGDSGGSRRGGHKKPAAGGRSAPEGNRPRGEGPGKRDRSGPGPAGRPRGPRGNGPRGKRPGGAGRNKGR; encoded by the coding sequence ATGTCTAAGATGGATGCCCTGTCCCTATCCTACGAGGATTGGGTCAGGGAGATGGAGGCCCTGGGGGAGAAGCGCTTCCGGGCGGATCAGGTTTGTGGGTGGTTCTACCGACGGCACGTCTTCGAGTTCCAGCTGATGAGCGACCTGTCGTTGGAGTTGCGGAATAGGCTGGACGGGGCATTCCGGGTGGGGCTGCCCAAGATGCTGGGCATGAGGGCCTCCGGCAGGGACGGGACCAAGAAGTTCCTCTTCGACTTCGACGGGTCCTCGGTGGAGTCGGTGGCCATATGGCACCCGGGGCGGATCACCGCCTGCGTGTCCACCCAGGTGGGTTGCCCCTTGGGCTGTCCCTTCTGCGCCACCGGTCAGTCGGGGTTCGAGAGGAACATGACCGTGGGGGAGATGGTGGGCCAGTTTCTTGCCATGGAGGCCCGGCTTGGGGAGATAAAGAACCTGGTCTTCATGGGGATGGGGGAGCCCATGCTTAACTACCACAACCTGATCGGGGCCATAAGGAACCTGAACCACCCCAAGATGAGGGGGCTGGGCATAAGACACATCACCGTCTCCACCAGCGGGATCATCCCCGGGATACTTAACCTCGCCCGGGAGGGGCTGGGGGTTAGGTTGGCGGTATCCCTGCACGCCCCGAACGACGAGCTAAGGGACCAGCTGGTCCCCATAAACGCCCAGTACCCCCTGAAGGAGCTCAAGAGGGCCCTCATGGAGTACCAGGAGATCACCGGTGACAGGATAACCATAGAGTACTCCCTGTTCGACCAGGTGAACGATTCGGTGCCCATGGCCAGGCAGCTGGGGGAGTACCTGAAGGGGCTCTCCGCCTTCGTAAACCTGATCCCCGGCAGCTGCGTGGGGGACCAGCGCTTCAGGCCCTCGCCGCCCTTCCGGGTCAGGGCCTTCGGGGACCTGCTGACCGCCATGGGCTACCCGGTGGCCATGAGGCAGAGCAAGGGCTCCGACGTGGGAGGCGCCTGCGGGCAGCTCCGGCGCCAGGTGTCCCCTGGGATCCAGGAGGCCAGCCCCCAGGGGGGCCAAAGGGGGGGCGAGCAGGCCCCCAAGGCCCCAGGTCCTGCGGGGGATTCGAAGCCCGACAGGGGCCCCAACAAGGGGGGCCGCCGGCAGGCTTCGGCCTCCAAGGGGGAGGGCGGAAAGGCCAGTGGTGGCGACTCCGGCGGATCCCGCAGGGGAGGACATAAAAAGCCCGCCGCAGGGGGAAGGTCCGCGCCGGAGGGGAACCGGCCCCGGGGCGAGGGCCCGGGCAAGCGGGACCGGAGTGGTCCGGGGCCCGCGGGGCGCCCCCGGGGGCCAAGGGGCAACGGTCCTAGGGGCAAGCGCCCCGGCGG
- the glyA gene encoding serine hydroxymethyltransferase — protein sequence MSGADFEASIGKVDGDLYGLMVREQGRQRAGLEMIASENFVPRAILEAQGSILTNKYAEGYPHKKYYGGCEFVEEIEDLAIRRAKELFGAEHANVQPHSGTTANMAVYFAVMKPGDTMLAMKLDQGGHLSHGHPLNFTGLIYNVVGYGVRPDTETIDYDQVRQLALEHRPRVIVAGASAYPRFIDFEAFARIAQEVGAVLMVDMAHIAGLVAGGVHPSPVPHADFVTTTTHKTLRGPRGALVLCRSQYAAQLDRTVFPGIQGGPLVHVMAGKAVCFHLAMREDFKEYARNVVLNAKALAEALMDRGFRLVSGGTDNHLLLVDLRSKGITGKEAEVLLDRIGIACNKNMIPFDPEKPMVASGIRLGTAALTTRGLGPVEMRTIAEIIDRAIALRDNHQELERLAGQVREMSLAFPLYTSMREPWVEAR from the coding sequence ATGAGTGGGGCGGACTTCGAGGCTTCCATAGGGAAGGTGGACGGGGACCTTTACGGTCTGATGGTTCGGGAGCAGGGCAGGCAGAGGGCTGGCCTGGAGATGATCGCGTCGGAGAACTTCGTTCCCCGGGCCATCCTGGAGGCCCAGGGGTCCATTCTCACCAACAAGTACGCGGAGGGTTACCCTCACAAGAAGTATTACGGGGGCTGCGAGTTCGTGGAGGAGATAGAGGACCTGGCGATCCGCCGGGCCAAGGAGCTCTTCGGAGCGGAGCATGCCAACGTGCAGCCCCACTCGGGGACCACCGCCAACATGGCGGTCTACTTCGCGGTCATGAAGCCCGGGGACACCATGTTGGCCATGAAGCTGGACCAGGGGGGGCACCTGTCCCACGGGCATCCGCTCAACTTCACGGGGCTCATATACAACGTGGTGGGCTACGGGGTCAGGCCCGACACGGAGACCATCGACTACGACCAGGTACGCCAGCTGGCCCTGGAGCATCGTCCCCGGGTCATCGTGGCGGGGGCCAGCGCCTATCCCCGGTTCATAGACTTCGAGGCCTTCGCCCGGATCGCCCAGGAGGTGGGGGCGGTCCTCATGGTGGACATGGCCCACATAGCGGGGCTGGTGGCGGGGGGAGTCCACCCAAGCCCGGTTCCCCACGCGGACTTCGTGACCACCACCACCCATAAGACCCTGCGGGGGCCCAGGGGGGCTTTGGTGCTGTGCAGGTCCCAGTACGCCGCTCAGCTGGACAGGACGGTCTTCCCGGGCATCCAGGGTGGGCCCCTGGTCCACGTGATGGCGGGCAAGGCGGTCTGCTTCCACCTGGCCATGAGGGAGGACTTCAAGGAGTACGCCCGGAACGTGGTCCTTAACGCCAAGGCCCTGGCGGAGGCCCTGATGGATCGGGGCTTCCGGCTGGTGAGTGGCGGGACCGACAACCATCTGTTACTAGTGGACCTCCGCTCCAAGGGGATCACCGGCAAGGAGGCGGAGGTCCTCCTGGATCGGATCGGCATAGCCTGCAACAAGAACATGATCCCCTTCGACCCGGAGAAGCCCATGGTTGCCAGCGGCATAAGGCTGGGCACCGCCGCGCTGACCACCCGGGGCTTGGGTCCGGTGGAGATGAGGACCATAGCGGAGATCATAGACCGGGCCATCGCCTTGAGGGACAACCATCAGGAGCTGGAGAGGCTGGCTGGCCAGGTGCGGGAGATGAGCCTGGCCTTCCCCCTCTACACCTCCATGAGGGAGCCCTGGGTGGAGGCCCGGTGA